The following coding sequences are from one Hippopotamus amphibius kiboko isolate mHipAmp2 chromosome 9, mHipAmp2.hap2, whole genome shotgun sequence window:
- the LOC130861652 gene encoding mastin-like: protein MLWLLFLTLPGLGSSVPVTPGPGPGRELVGIVGGCDVSARRYPWQVSLRFYNSKRRQWVHQCGGSLIHPQWVLTAAHCMEPENMTPSKAGVQVGQLRLYDHRKLTMVKQVIRHPKFNSSQGAKGGADIALLRLEAPVTLSADVNLVLLPPASLRVPERKMCWVTGWGNINYKSPLPPPYHLQEVEVPIVGKEVCNQRYQKVEKNPRPIKEDMLCAGSEGRDSCQGDSGGPLVCSWNCTWVQVGVVSWGHQCGLRDFPGVYARVTSYMSWISQHVRLSPGS from the exons aTGCTGTGGCTGCTGTTCCTGACCCTCCCCGGCCTGGGGAGCTCTGTGCCTGTGACCCCGG gccctggcccggGACGCGAGCTGGTGGGCATCGTGGGTGGGTGCGATGTCTCAGCCAGGAGGTACCCGTGGCAGGTCAGCCTGAGGTTCTACAACAGCAAACGTCGCCAGTGGGTGCACCAATGTGGGGGCTCCCTCATCCACCCCCAGTGGGTGCTGACCGCTGCCCACTGCATGGAGCC GGAAAACATGACGCCTTCTAAAGCTGGGGTCCAAGTCGGGCAGCTGAGACTCTATGACCATCGCAAGCTGACAATGGTGAAGCAGGTCATCCGACACCCCAAGTTCAACTCTAGCCAGGGTGCTAAGGGGGGCGCAGACATCGCCCTGCTGAGACTGGAGGCCCCCGTGACCCTCTCCGCTGATGTCAACCTGGTCTTGCTCCCGCCTGCCTCACTGAGGGTCCCCGAGAGGAAGATGTGCTGGGTGACCGGCTGGGGTAATATCAATTACAAAT cACCACTGCCCCCGCCCTACCACCTGCAGGAGGTGGAGGTGCCCATCGTGGGGAAGGAGGTCTGTAACCAGCGCTATCAGAAAGTTGAGAAGAACCCCAGACCAATCAAGGAGGACATGCTGTGTGCGGGGAGCGAGGGCCGGGACTCCTGCCAG GGTGACTCCGGGGGCCCCTTGGTGTGCAGCTGGAATTGCACCTGGGTCCAGGTGGGGGTCGTCAGTTGGGGCCACCAGTGTGGTCTTCGAGACTTCCCTGGGGTGTACGCCCGGGTGACGAGCTACATGTCCTGGATAAGCCAGCACGTCCGTCTGTCCCCCGGGTCCTAG